The region GCTCTTGCATCACATTCCTGTACATGGCTGTAGGtagattatattatatttttttgatgaATGTCTTAGTTTCTTTGCATTTGTTTTGTTGATACAAGAGTTATATTCTTACCAATTGAATTCATGCAGCGAATGCTCAGAAGTTCATGTAGCTCAAACTGGTCACAACTTTCGGGATTGCTCTGGTCCTAATGGTAGGGAGCGTCGGAGTTCTCATGCTTGGGTAAAGGGTTCCGTCAATGATATACTTGTCCCAATTGAGTCCTATCATCTTTTTGACCCCTTTGGTAGGCGTATTAAACATGATACACGATTTGAATATGACCGGATTCCAGCCATTGTTGAGCTATGCATACAAGCTGGTGTTGATATCCCAGAATATCCTTCACGCCGAAGGACCAATCCCATACGGATGTTAGGGAAGAGAGTAATTGATAGAGGTGGAAATTTAGAGGAACCTAAACCATGGCGCTTTGCGGACCCCTCTTCACTCAATGACTTCGATACTTACAGAGCTTTTGAACGATTTTCTCGACCATCATTGTCAGATCTACCTAAAATTGCCGAAGAAACAATGGCTGcatatgaaattgtgaaaaaGGGTGTCAGGAAGTTGATGAGGATGTACACTGTGAAAGCGTGTGGTTATTGCACTGAGGTTCATGTGGGGCCATGGGGTCACAATGCTAAGCTTTGTGGTGAATTTAAGCATCAGTGGAGGGATGGGAAGCATGGTTGGCAGGATGCTACTGTGGATGAAGTTTTCCCTCCAAATTATGTGTGGCACGTGAGAGACCCTAATGGGCCTCCCTTGGCATCTGCACTAAGGAGATATTATGGAAAGGCTCCTGCTGTTGTTGAAGTGTGCACGCAAGCTGGAGCACAGATACCAGATGAGTACAAGCCCATGATGAGGCTTGACATTATAATTCCGGACCCTGAGGAGGCAAGAATGATTGCATGATGTGATCTGAACGTGCAGCTATCTTCGTCTGTCATTATACATGCATATTTCGTAATCCTAGAGTGAAAAACGCATTCAATGATCTACTAGAAGGGGAGGCCTTGAAATCAATCTTCAAGATTACATACCTGATTTATATAATAGGTGCTAGATTCCCATATATCCAATGTTAGTGTACATGTATGTAAAGCCAATAGTAGAGCAAGTAGGTTTTATCAGATAACTTTGGTTCGTGAGTTTGTAAAATGTCTTAAACTAGTGAAAAAATATGTTCGAAGATCAATGCATCTGTTAATTTATTGTCACAATTACGGTATAGTCAGATGAGCTTTTATACATGGCTAGTAGTTACATTTTCTACCCAGTCATAAACATAGAAAAGTTCCCCCGTTCACAACCCTTCAATTAGTAATAGGGCAAGTCCGTGGTACTAACATAAAATCTAACTATAGTGATCCTCATTGTAGAGAAAGGTGATTCTGTagacatgaaataaaaatttctcCCCTGCAACATACAACTTAATGATGTAACATGCTGTAAGTTGGTGTTTCCCTCTTGGAATATCTACATCACTATGTTATCATCACACTGGGTCAGAATTCAGGAGGATCATCTAGCTATAGTATTGATTTGTCAACCATTTCCATCTTTACTTCATCCTAATGTGTTAGTTGAATACCACAGGAATTAAAATCAATACAATAGCTAGGGATCAGCAGGGcttgaaaaaattttataatgtaCTGAAATAAGGCTTCTCAAATCCCTTTTTCCTCTCCTTCCGATGTATATTTACTGTGTTCGTGACCTATTACTAGTGGTTCGTGTATAtgctttctatttattttcttattgtttGACTACCCCGACTCCAGTTAAGACCAATGTTTTATATCTTACGTGGTTTAATAAATCCTTGAGATTAGTAAAATCTTGTACATCTTTGGCCTTCTGTTAGTGATTAGCTGATGGTAATACATGGGTTCGTCATCAATATCTCCTAAATCATAATCAGGAAATTTGTCATCCAATCGCTTTTAACTGgaatttcaatatatttcttattaatattaCGAGGTCTGCGTACATTGATATAATTTAGGTAATactaatcaataaattatttacatatcTGTGCTGAATAAGTACTTGGTCATGATATTTGGCATGAATTCCTACAAATGCAAGGAGAAAAAGATAGACAAACAACCTCTCCCCAACAAGTTCAAATTCTCAAATTCTCAGTTGagttttttaatgttattttctactaaatattaatattggtactttaaaaatctttttaatatattttgaaacatcaaaatcaatgctcatatgtatattttgaagtaaagcaaaaaaacaacaaaaaaaaatcaataaaaaaaatccaaattcttCTACAACCTACTATCAGCAAGTGGCTAGAAAGCAAAGCCAAAATGAAAACTTTAACCAACTGTTAAGAAACGGGACAGTTATTTCACTGGCTAGAGCATTCGTATTGCTATTACAAAAGCAAAAAgtcaaatttgaattttctacttaatttgttcaatttcttttttcggTTCCTATGTTGtacttcaaaatatattgattatgatgttttaaaatatactaaaaacctttttaatatactattgttaagatatatttaaatatcttatttttctgttattattcttcatatatatttagGACTTAGTccatatattctttattataaattaagtcTCTATATGTATTTTCTACAAGAGAGATTAATCttaattcctattttttctatattaataattataaaaaatttcattagaaaGATCTAAGTCTAAATCAAAGTTCAAATCCAAGTCAAGAACCTTTTTAACATACTATCAGAAAAGTTATCAGAAACATCAAAGTCCAAATCAAAGCCCAAATCAAAAGTCCAAATAATCAAAGTTCAAATCCAAGTCCAAAATAATAGATGGAGAAAGAGGAAGGATCATTTCTAGCTCCCTCTTCTTTGTATAAGGATCAGTGAACATGATATCTTCATCGCTATTTTCCTGCTTGAATACATGGATTCCGCTTTGTATAGGCACCGGTGTAGGCATTGAGGCTGCTGTCAAATCAAAACATGTAACCTTCACATGGTTCCATTCATTTTCTAAAGGCACTTCATACAGATTGttggtaaaaattaaatttcgtAGATCGAAAAGAAATGTGTGTTCTGCTCCCAACTTCAAGAACTTGAGCCTATCAAAGAAACATACATAAACTTTGTCATTGATGAGCAACATGGGTTTAACATAATCACTAATGTCTCTATCCTTCGGTGCAACAAAAAGACAAAGAACTTTGCCAGGGAACTTGTTGCGAATCCAGAAAGAACTCGATGGTCTATAACTTGTGTGATTGAACCATTCAGGGTTCCTAGATCCTGGCAAAAGTAACAGAGTTTTTCGAGTCTCATGCAGATCCTGTTAATCATAAAGGAGTTAATAAGTTTACAAACATTAGGtacaaaatatgttataaaaaaaaaatacataaaaaacaaGACAAAACCTGGTTCAGGAACATGCTTATACTCGAGGATGTCAGTGACAAACAGTTTGTTGCATTGAAATGTTTCAACTTTGGTGGAATTCCTCTGATTTCCCGAAGTTGCCTGCAACAACTGACGTCAagcttttttaaaaattgacattCTTTGATGCATTCAGGAAGGTGTGTGAAATTATTGTTCGATAGGTCTAAATCTATCACATGAGCAAACCGTGTGAAAcctatttgaaaaaaatcatCACACAGGTTGCATTTTGACGCCCAAAGCAATTCTACTTTTGAAGGTACCATTGAGCCATCTTTTTCTTCATCCTCTTCCCGCTTTGTCCACTGCCACCCTTTCCATCCCCAAGCCTCAATAAGAGTCAGTTCTGGCATCATGACAATGCTGCTTTGTAACTGAACAATTCCACAGAATAGCAAGGACAACTTTCTAAGCCGAGTTagattttgaaatgaaagtgGCAACTCTTTTATGAGAGTTCCTAGCAACCGAAGTTCCCTTATGTTTTCCATCTTTCCTATAATTTCTGGAAAACTCTTGAGACTAGAACAATGTGAAAGTTCAAGTTTTTCAAGAGAACTCAACTTCAGGGGTGGAAAATTCCTAAGCTTGATGCAACCAGAAGCTTCCAATATCCTAAGTTTATGCAGCAGACCAACCGAATTATGAACTCTAACTAAATTTACGCAATTTTTAAACGAAAGTTCCTCCAAATTTTGGAGATTAGATACAGCATCGGGTATCTGAGTTAAACATTCACAGCAGTCAAAATTCAAAACCCGTAGATTCCTGAGCTTCtgcaaagaaaaagagagaatacaAATAAGTAAGGTCTGAATAAccttaaaatgaatttattagtTTGCAAGATGTGGAGAGTGTACAATGTAAACTTGCCTTGCTTAAGCCACCCATCTGAAATGACATGAAGAGGCTATGCGGTAACTTGCATATTGCAAGTTGTTTTGGTTGAAAATAAGATGGTAAACAATGTGAAGGATATCTCCACCATTCCAACACTCTCAAACTATTTGGAAAACATTTGGGATCATCAGAAAAAATACCATTTCTAATAATAAGTGTTTTGAGGTTTTCCGTCTTCTGGAAGGCCATCCCATCCCATTCTaccattttcttttcaaacaaGGGGAAATCCAgacatatgattttaatttcacTTGTTCCCTGTGAATGCAGAAGGCTTGAATCAGTCAAAAATTACAATGCAAGTATATACAAGACTTCAACACATTAGAAAAAGTTCACTCACAGTGTTGTCTTCCAAAACTTGGATTATAGCATTTGGTAACCATAACCTACTGCGCTTCCCTGGTTCTTCTGGTGATTCTTGTCTGACAATTTCCTTACCCATGTCCTCTACCAAGTCATGCAATGTAACTCTGTCATACTGATCAATCTTTATGAGAGATTTTTCAGCCAATACACATATCTGATATTTCATACAAGCACCATGATGAGCATGAAGTATATCTTCAACTTCTGTTAGTTTATATCCTTTGAAGCAACAAGCAATGTCAAGAAAaactctcttctcttcttcctGCAAAGCATCAAAGCTTACTTTAAGAGTCTCTTGGATTCGATTGtttggaattattttatattgatcTATGACAGATTCACATTCTTGTATACTTTTTCCACACAGGTTGGCACCTATTACTTCCAAAGCCAATGGAAGGCCACAAGCATAAGTTACTGCACGATTCAACACCTCCACGTATGCCGGATAAACATGTTCTGATTTGAAAACTTTCCATGTAAGTAATTGAAGAGCATGGTTCTTGTTTAATTTCTTCACCTCATATGTTTCTTGAACATGATGAGATGTCAGCAGATGTTTGTCCCGAGTGGTGATGATGACTTTGCTTCCACGACCAACCCAGTGAGGCCTTCCAACAAGTGTCTGTAACTGCTCGTGCTTGTCAACATCATCTAGAATCAAAAGAAGCCTCTTTTTCTGGAGTCTGTGTTGTATCATTGAAATTCCTTGCTGCTCACTTGGAAACATGATTCTCTTATCTCCAAGTATTTCGGAAAGAATGATGCTTTGAAGATGATCTAACCCGTGTTTGTTTGATTTCTCTCTcacattttgaagaaaacagGAACCATCAAAATGGCCAGCAATCAAATTATAAACTGCTGAAGCAAGTGACGTTTTCCCTACCCCACCCATTCCATAGAACCCTATCAAGTGGACACCATCACCAGATCCAACATCCAAAAGCTTCATCACTTTTAACACTTGTGAATCTAATCCAACCGGGTAATCCACCACATGTAAAGGAGCACGATTAATCTCACCAGAGACCCACTCAACAATCCTCCCAATAAACTTGTATTCATATTCTTCTCTGTTCCAAACACAATTTTTAGAGCATGTTTGGTTGAATTCCTATGTATTtctaggaaaagaaaataagaaagaacAACTAACTAAACATCTATATAAACTAAAACAATCTTATGTATAAGTTAATTTGTAAAAGTTTCTTCATTTAGCTTTcccaaaatcagattttgaacTTTTGTATAAGCTAGCAGTGAGAAAATTATTTGAccgtttttcttcttttaaaagtGACTAGGGAGAGGTTAACCTAAAATTCCCTTGATCAAGAATAAAAAGTTGTCGAGGTTAACATTAATCTTTAGATCACAGGTGCAGTGAAACCTAATGAAACAAAGAATGATGTAAAAAATTGGTGAGGTGGGTACCCATATTTGTAATGAAAGCCAGAGAAGTTAGCTACTTGATGAAGAGCCATCTTCCATTTCTCCAACTTctccttattattattagcttTGAGCCTTTCCTCATGCCTAGCCAATGCTTCACCATAACTTCCTTCTTGGTACCTCACAAAAGAAGGATCCACGTTATAAAAAACTGGCAAAACCAGCAACTTTTTCTCCTCAGCACGTTCAAGGATGTAAACCAGTTCATCCAaacaaaatgaagaagaagcaTAGGTGTGAGAGAGCACAGTGATGGCAATCCTGGACTCTTGAATTGCCTTCACAAGTGTTGGTGCTAGTTCATCTCCACCCTGAAGCTTCTCATCATCAATGAAAGTGTGGATTCCCCTATCATCAAGAGCTTTGTAAAGATTGCCAGCAAAACCATAGCGTGTGTCTGAGCCTCTGAAGTTGAGGAACACATCGTAGGTGAAtttttgggagtgtgatcttaTAGCCATGAACAAAAGTTGCTGTGATTAATTACGGTTGACTTGTTATGGCTCTCCAAAACCAAACCTGCTGAATGTGATGATAAATATGAAACGCATAAGAGTAAAGTCTTAACGCcgaaatcttttttttttttctctcaccctacaaatttttcctattttactttttattctctttttttttatataaatacaaaagatTAACTTTTTACAACCAAAATTTTGctttgagtattttttttatttaattttgctttgagtttttatattttaaaatcacttaaaaatatcaattaaatttgttaagatTCAATTGTTAtagtatcatttttttaaaaataaaaaaaatgggacaATTATggaataaaaattttcatagatacttattaaaaatattcaaattcacaatttttttttttttttacttttacatgTAAACTATGACCGAAACAAAACAATTACATAAACTGAAATAACGATAAAATCAACGagcaaaatttaattacaaaatataagtttttaaaatattcaaatgaaaataattgtttagtaaatattcaattaaaaatgtcAAGAAAATTCAAATCTTCCTTAAgctgaaattataataaaaaatattttaaaataattattataatcgtTAGCAGTCTTATGTCAGAATTCAATAATAAATGAATCATAATATAAAAGCTTTTTATAGTCATTATTTGccttttaaacatatttttaaatcctgaaaaattaatattatttattcaataaagagttaaatatatcaTTCTACttcaaactatttttaaaattatattttacttttaattaaactatatacTTTATGAAATATAgtgtttttatataataaatagagtATTACATTGGattataataaaacatcaacctaatgtttgttaaaaatattattttacattacttttataaatattagaaaacatatatataattttatttataaataaaatacaattttaaaaataatttgaagaaaaaactcttaaataagtaatacattgttttttaatattattaataagtaaaataatttatagaggGAGTTTATTATCTGCTCTGCAATGAATCATTTGTATTAATGTCTAAACTTTTCTTTATAGAAAATAGTTCCCAAGTGGCATTTGAAATATTCTGCCATCAGAAAAAGTGGAAATTTTTTCCATTCCACACTGTTCAGAACACAACTTTTTGCGAAACACAGAAACTGCAATTTGGTAAAGCAATGAAGCTCTCTGTGCTGCGTTTGTCACTTCTTGTTCTTGTTCCTCTGCTTCTCTCcctcttctttcttgcactcATGCCTAAGGAAACCGCCATGAAAACCTATGAGGTGTTTGGAGTGAAGATAGAGAAGAACCCACCTCAGTCCAAACTCGCTGAACTTGGAGTCTCAACTTGGAACAAGTAactgtttctttattttcaattttttttctcttctgttTTTTCAAGTGTGATCTTGTTACTCGTTTTTCACTGCTGCCCATGATGTGTTTCCTTCAAAGTTTCAACCTTTTCTGCTCTGCAAATTCTGGGTCTTGCTCATGTCTGTGTT is a window of Vigna unguiculata cultivar IT97K-499-35 chromosome 4, ASM411807v1, whole genome shotgun sequence DNA encoding:
- the LOC114182299 gene encoding APO protein 1, chloroplastic isoform X1, whose amino-acid sequence is MFAVNYRNREQTYMGLPLLSSALWDPSHSCFSPNVKLIWPHLSSKSYCLGLKFKCQQFCKGRSTMPGVLVCSSRRPKSKETVWKRKKLPQNEDLPPILPKNKKKPYPIPFKDIQQAAREDKKLAQMGIEKPLEPPKNGLLVPDLVPVAYEVFEAWKLLIKGLAQLLHHIPVHGCSECSEVHVAQTGHNFRDCSGPNGRERRSSHAWVKGSVNDILVPIESYHLFDPFGRRIKHDTRFEYDRIPAIVELCIQAGVDIPEYPSRRRTNPIRMLGKRVIDRGGNLEEPKPWRFADPSSLNDFDTYRAFERFSRPSLSDLPKIAEETMAAYEIVKKGVRKLMRMYTVKACGYCTEVHVGPWGHNAKLCGEFKHQWRDGKHGWQDATVDEVFPPNYVWHVRDPNGPPLASALRRYYGKAPAVVEVCTQAGAQIPDEYKPMMRLDIIIPDPEEARMIA
- the LOC114182299 gene encoding APO protein 1, chloroplastic isoform X3, giving the protein MPGVLVCSSRRPKSKETVWKRKKLPQNEDLPPILPKNKKKPYPIPFKDIQQAAREDKKLAQMGIEKPLEPPKNGLLVPDLVPVAYEVFEAWKLLIKGLAQLLHHIPVHGCSECSEVHVAQTGHNFRDCSGPNGRERRSSHAWVKGSVNDILVPIESYHLFDPFGRRIKHDTRFEYDRIPAIVELCIQAGVDIPEYPSRRRTNPIRMLGKRVIDRGGNLEEPKPWRFADPSSLNDFDTYRAFERFSRPSLSDLPKIAEETMAAYEIVKKGVRKLMRMYTVKACGYCTEVHVGPWGHNAKLCGEFKHQWRDGKHGWQDATVDEVFPPNYVWHVRDPNGPPLASALRRYYGKAPAVVEVCTQAGAQIPDEYKPMMRLDIIIPDPEEARMIA
- the LOC114182297 gene encoding TMV resistance protein N-like encodes the protein MAIRSHSQKFTYDVFLNFRGSDTRYGFAGNLYKALDDRGIHTFIDDEKLQGGDELAPTLVKAIQESRIAITVLSHTYASSSFCLDELVYILERAEEKKLLVLPVFYNVDPSFVRYQEGSYGEALARHEERLKANNNKEKLEKWKMALHQVANFSGFHYKYGEEYEYKFIGRIVEWVSGEINRAPLHVVDYPVGLDSQVLKVMKLLDVGSGDGVHLIGFYGMGGVGKTSLASAVYNLIAGHFDGSCFLQNVREKSNKHGLDHLQSIILSEILGDKRIMFPSEQQGISMIQHRLQKKRLLLILDDVDKHEQLQTLVGRPHWVGRGSKVIITTRDKHLLTSHHVQETYEVKKLNKNHALQLLTWKVFKSEHVYPAYVEVLNRAVTYACGLPLALEVIGANLCGKSIQECESVIDQYKIIPNNRIQETLKVSFDALQEEEKRVFLDIACCFKGYKLTEVEDILHAHHGACMKYQICVLAEKSLIKIDQYDRVTLHDLVEDMGKEIVRQESPEEPGKRSRLWLPNAIIQVLEDNTGTSEIKIICLDFPLFEKKMVEWDGMAFQKTENLKTLIIRNGIFSDDPKCFPNSLRVLEWWRYPSHCLPSYFQPKQLAICKLPHSLFMSFQMGGLSKKLRNLRVLNFDCCECLTQIPDAVSNLQNLEELSFKNCVNLVRVHNSVGLLHKLRILEASGCIKLRNFPPLKLSSLEKLELSHCSSLKSFPEIIGKMENIRELRLLGTLIKELPLSFQNLTRLRKLSLLFCGIVQLQSSIVMMPELTLIEAWGWKGWQWTKREEDEEKDGSMVPSKVELLWASKCNLCDDFFQIGFTRFAHVIDLDLSNNNFTHLPECIKECQFLKKLDVSCCRQLREIRGIPPKLKHFNATNCLSLTSSSISMFLNQDLHETRKTLLLLPGSRNPEWFNHTSYRPSSSFWIRNKFPGKVLCLFVAPKDRDISDYVKPMLLINDKVYVCFFDRLKFLKLGAEHTFLFDLRNLIFTNNLYEVPLENEWNHVKVTCFDLTAASMPTPVPIQSGIHVFKQENSDEDIMFTDPYTKKRELEMILPLSPSIILDLDLNFDYLDF
- the LOC114182299 gene encoding APO protein 1, chloroplastic isoform X2, with the protein product MGLPLLSSALWDPSHSCFSPNVKLIWPHLSSKSYCLGLKFKCQQFCKGRSTMPGVLVCSSRRPKSKETVWKRKKLPQNEDLPPILPKNKKKPYPIPFKDIQQAAREDKKLAQMGIEKPLEPPKNGLLVPDLVPVAYEVFEAWKLLIKGLAQLLHHIPVHGCSECSEVHVAQTGHNFRDCSGPNGRERRSSHAWVKGSVNDILVPIESYHLFDPFGRRIKHDTRFEYDRIPAIVELCIQAGVDIPEYPSRRRTNPIRMLGKRVIDRGGNLEEPKPWRFADPSSLNDFDTYRAFERFSRPSLSDLPKIAEETMAAYEIVKKGVRKLMRMYTVKACGYCTEVHVGPWGHNAKLCGEFKHQWRDGKHGWQDATVDEVFPPNYVWHVRDPNGPPLASALRRYYGKAPAVVEVCTQAGAQIPDEYKPMMRLDIIIPDPEEARMIA